TCCGGGCTATTGAATCAGCGGTGCGGTGCCGTTCCCGTTGGTCTCCTCCGGCGGGATGACGCCGGGGGCGGCCCCCTTGGTCTCCGCCTTCCATGGAGAGCAGGCGGACGCCCTGGGTGGAACGGCCCGGCTGATCCTTACGCCGCCGGACGAGTCAAGCGAGCCTTGCTGAGGTCGTACGCGGTCTGAAGATTCATCCAATACTCGGCAGAGGTCTTGAAGTAATCGGCCAGACGCAGAGCGGTGTCGGCGGTCACACCGCGCTTGCCCTTCACAATCTCGTTCAAGCGGTTGGTCGAGATCTTGAGTGCCTGGGCCAGCTCTGCCTGGGTCATGCCCAGCGGCTTGAGATACTCTTCCAGCAGCACTTCTCCAGGATGGGTCGCTACCCTGCCCTTAGGCGCCATTCTCGTCCGTCTCCTGTCCATCGTCTCAATGCACGTCGATGCAAACGACGTCACTGGCTTGTCCGTTTTCGTACCTGAACACGACCCGGTACTGATCGTTCACCCGAATACTCCAGAATCCCCCTCGGTCGCCTTTCAACTTTTCGAGCTGGTTGCCGGGGCTTTTCAGGTCGTTCAGGCTGATTGCCGCGTCAAGCATATCCAGCTTCCGCTGGACCACCTTCCACAACGATGGGTTGATCTTCCGTGCAGCTTTGGAGCGCACGTCGTTGTAGATGTCCTCGGTCGTCTGGTCGCCAAAGGAGGCAATCACATTTGCATCAATAATACACGGATACCGTGTATTCGTCAATTACTTTGGGGTTGTCCTGAGGGCGACGCCCCACTCAGGGAGAACGAGCCCGCGCGAGGGCGCGCGGGCTACCTTGTCGCGAGTTGCTATTGGATCAGCGACGGGGTGCCGTTGCCGTTCCCGTTGGTCTCCTCCGGCGGGATGACGACCGCGGCGGCCACCTTGTCTCCGCCTTCCATGGAGAGCAGGCGGACGCCTTGGGTGGAGCGGCCAGCCTCGCGGATGGTGCCGGTGTCCATGCGGATGATCTTGCCGTACTGGCTGATGAGCATGGCTTCCGATTTCTCGCTCACCAGCAGGATGCCGACCACGCGGCCGTTGCGCTCCGTGGTCTTGACGTTGATGACGCCTTTGCCGCCGCGCGATTGCAGGCGGTACTCGTCCACTCCGGTGCGCTTGCCGTAGCCGTTCTCGGTGACTGAGAGGATGAGGTTGGCGGTGGGCGCTTCCTCTTCGTCGACGGTCGACGGTCCACGGTCGTCGGCCTTGCCGTTCTTCTTGCCTGACGGCTGAGGGCTGACGGCTTCCGGTTCCTTTGACGTGACCGCCATGCCCACGATGTAGTCGCCCTTGTCGAGGTCCATGCCGCGGACACCGTAGGCGGGGCGGCCCATAGGGCGCACGTCGTCTTCCTCGAAGCGGATGGCCATGCCTTCGTGCGAGGCCAGGAAAACGATCTGCTTGCCGTCGGTGACCTGGGCCGCGACCAGCTCGTCCTCCTTCTCGATGCCGATGGCGATGATGCCGCGCGACATCACATTGGAGAAGTCCACCAGCGGCGTCTTCTTGACCGTGCCCTGGCGGGTGGCGAAGAAGACGTACTGGTCCTCGCGCTCCAGGTCGCGCACCGGGAGCATGGCGCGCACACTCTCGCCCGGCTGCAAGGCCACCAGGTTGGAGACGTGCTTGCCCTTGCCGGCGGCGCCCACGTCGGGCACCTCGTATACCTTCAGCCAGTACACCCGGCCGGTGTTGGTGAAGATGAGCAGGTAGGCGTGGGTGGAGGCCACGAACAGGTGCTCGACGAAATCTTCTTCGCGGACGCCGGCGCCCTTGCGCCCGGTGCCGCCGCGGCGCTGCTGCCGGTAGGTGGAGATGGGCGTGCGCTTCAGGTAGCCGGAGTGGGTGACGGTGACCGCTACCTGCTCTTCCTGGATGAGGTCTTCGAGCTGGATCTCGGCGGCTTCGTCGAGGATCTGGGTGCGGCGCGCGTCGCCGTATTGCTTCTTGATCTCCTCCAGCTCCTTAACGATGACGCCGCGCAGCTTCTTCTCGCTGGCCAGGAT
Above is a window of Terriglobales bacterium DNA encoding:
- a CDS encoding type II toxin-antitoxin system RelE/ParE family toxin, translated to MIASFGDQTTEDIYNDVRSKAARKINPSLWKVVQRKLDMLDAAISLNDLKSPGNQLEKLKGDRGGFWSIRVNDQYRVVFRYENGQASDVVCIDVH
- a CDS encoding HigA family addiction module antitoxin, with protein sequence MAPKGRVATHPGEVLLEEYLKPLGMTQAELAQALKISTNRLNEIVKGKRGVTADTALRLADYFKTSAEYWMNLQTAYDLSKARLTRPAA